CGGAATGGCTGCAGCGACGCTCCGACTATTGTGTCGGTATCCGATATATTGACATCGGTCGTCTGCGCGACGAAGACCCACTGACGATACCGACCGACGAGGTCGGGATCGAACTACCCCCTCTTGCCACCTCATTCTTCGCTGCAAATCACGCGTTTTTTCGTGGCAGCACAAACTAGGTTGGGCGAATGGTATAGACCCACCGTCCCCATACAGTCCCCCCAGGGGGGACGAAAGGAACATTGTGGCGTACGAACAACAACGAAAAGCCGATGAAATCGTGGGCTCGGCCTGCGCGGCGTCGAGGGAAGCGCCCCGGGGAAGAAGGTTCGGAATGCGCGGAAGTCTTGAGCTGCAACGCTTCAGCGGCGAAAGAGGGGGATCTTGTCAGAATGGCATCGCATCATGCGAACGATGTAGTTCCGCAGCGTTGCGTCGTGCGGCGCGAGTCGATGGGAATGCCATCGTGGATGGCTGTCACATCCACGACATTTTGTGTGCGCAGGTGGGCCGTGATCGCGAAAGTGGCTTCGCATCGCGTGAGAATTCCGGTCGGCGGCGCCAACCGGCGAATCGAGGCCTGACCCGGAAGGTAAACGCAAAAGGCCGGATGTCGTGAAGACATCCGGCCTTTGTGTGCGTTTTGCGTGCGTTTTTGTGCGTTTTGCCGAATCCGACGCCGGCCGGCCGCGATGTGTCGATGTCACACCGATGCCGTTGTGATGGCGTCCCCTAGGGGATTCGAACCCCTGTACTCACCGTGAAAGGGTGATGTCCTAGGCCTCTAGACGAAGGGGACGGAAACCGTCATTCGTTTGGTGGAGGTAAGCGGGATCGAACCGCTGACCTCTTGCATGCCATGCAAGCGCTCTCCCAGCTGAGCTATACCCCCCGCGCGAAGAGGCGTGACTATAGCGTGTTTGACAGCGGCGGGCAACCGCTTTCTGGCGGCGCGGGCCCGCCGCGGCCATCACAGGAATTTCGTCGGCCAGATGATCGTGCGCCACATGTGCGCCGAGGGCGAGCCGTCGAATCCCAACCCTTCCTTCGGCTGCTTGAAATGGCGGCCGATGATGTCGATGAACGGGTCCCAGCTCACCTGCGCGTTCGGATCGAACGAATAGATGTCGTTGAGCGTGATGAGCCGACTCGTCATGTACCACTTGTGGTTGCGCGCGTACTCCCAGTCGGCCTTGACGTAGTCCTCCGGCGCGTAGTCCGCGCCGAAGTAGCGGATGTACGCCTCGGGATAGTCGTAACCGACCGAGGCGTCCGGGAAGAAGCGCAACGCCTGGTGATAGCGGATCGCCCAGCTGACCTCTTCGTCGACGTATGGCGCGATCAGTTGCGCGCCCCAGTAGCCGTGGTCGGCGCGAATGAAGCCGGACACGCTGATGTCGTGCAGCAGGCAGGCGAGGATCGTCTTCTCGTCGTGCCCGGCCTTGAGCGCATGTGTGGCGCTTTGCAGCAGATGGTTCGCCGGCGCGAAACGGTGGCGGAAGAAGTCGAGCAGCGTGGGGCGCTCCGGCATCTTCCGCAGGCGCGGATCGTCGCCCATCAGGAAATGCCGGGGATCGGGCTTGCCGCCGGACGGCGGCATGATCGGTGCGGTCGGATCGCGATCGCCGGACGTGAACAGCACCGAGCGCACGATCTTGCGGTCGAGCTCCTCGATCATCCGGTGTTCCAGCGCGTCGGCGCGCGCCGACAGGCTCATGCCGGGATGCCCCGGCGCATTCGTGGTGGACATGTCCTCTCCTGAACGAATCGTGCAGACGGCGCTCAGCGCCGCGGGGCGCCGGCGAGCGTGGCGGCAGGCCCCATCGGTCCCATCGGCGGCAGCACAGGCACGCTCACGGCGCGCGTCTCGGTGTAATGCTTCAGGCCTTGCGCGCCGTATTCCCGGCCGATGCCCGACTCCTTCGTGCCGCCGAACGGCAC
The Pandoraea pulmonicola DNA segment above includes these coding regions:
- a CDS encoding HD domain-containing protein, with amino-acid sequence MSTTNAPGHPGMSLSARADALEHRMIEELDRKIVRSVLFTSGDRDPTAPIMPPSGGKPDPRHFLMGDDPRLRKMPERPTLLDFFRHRFAPANHLLQSATHALKAGHDEKTILACLLHDISVSGFIRADHGYWGAQLIAPYVDEEVSWAIRYHQALRFFPDASVGYDYPEAYIRYFGADYAPEDYVKADWEYARNHKWYMTSRLITLNDIYSFDPNAQVSWDPFIDIIGRHFKQPKEGLGFDGSPSAHMWRTIIWPTKFL